ATATAGTTTTTTATAACTTGAGGATATATTAAAATAAGAACCATTAAAAAAACATGTTTTATATTATTTTTTACACACACATAAAATGTTAAGAATGAAGAAAAGAAAATAAATATTCTGACTACATTCTCTGGTGAAAATAACAGTCCTAAACAAAAATTTATCGACAACCAAATTGGTTCATTAAAAATAAACGACAACTCTCCTTTAGAAATATTCGAAATTATTAATGTAAAAGCGTTTGTTACATATAATAAATAATTAGGTCTATCTAACATGCCATCTATAGGAAAGCCCCAAGTTAATATAGACGCATAAATTAATGCAAAAATAAAAATCGTAGTTTGATATAATCTCACATTAATACTCTTAATTATATAATAAACTCAACCATTGTTTTAAAATAAATTCATTTGAATAATTTACCGATGATTTTTTAACATCTAGATAATTAAAAATTAAGTTTTTTTTCAAAATCTTATCTACCATTAAAGATAATTCTCCGATATTAAATTGTTTAATCAAATACCCATTAACTTCCGGAATTATAATCTCGCTTGGTCCATTTTGACAATCAAAAGACACGACTGGCGTACCAAGGGTAATTGACTCGACTAGTACATTTGGGAAACCTTCATAAAGACTTGTCATCAAAGTTAAATTAGCGCCTAAATAATAAGGTTTAATATCTTTTTTAAAGCCTTCAAAATCAACAAATTTGGAAACACCAATCTTTACCGCTAATTGTTTCAAATCTTGCTCTAAAGAGCCTTGTCCAACTATTTTAAGTCGTAACCCAGGATATTTGTTATAAATACGAGAAAAAACTTCAATTGCATAATGAAAGGCTTTTTGCTCTTCTAAACGCCCAACACAAAGAATGTAGTTGCCTTTTTCTATATTATTGAAATTAATATTTTCTGAAAATTTTTCAATGCTGCTATTAACGGGATTATAGATAACTGATGACTTATTTTTTAAAGCAGGGATAACTTTAAGTAAATCATTCTGCATTCCATTGCATTGATTAATGACATGATCAGCTTTGGCATAAAACTTTTTAATTGTAAATCGAACGAGAAAACTAATCTGGTCTGAATTTATATTCTCAGAAATAGTATTAATATTTCTTGTAATAATTTTAAACTTTCGAAATAAAGTATAACGAACAAAAATCGACATTATTGTTAATTCATAATTGAATACTACTAATTTTTGAACATTATTTTTTTTAATAAAATCTCTTAGTTTAAAAAATGCTTGTCTAGCTTGATTAACTTTTAATTCTTTAATCGCAACTTTTTTACTAACTCTATCTAAAAATACTGAATTTTT
This region of Shewanella sp. NFH-SH190041 genomic DNA includes:
- a CDS encoding glycosyltransferase, yielding MHHNKKVTFLISSLAGGGAEGVCVNISNGLAEQGWDVTLLVLNLKNSVFLDRVSKKVAIKELKVNQARQAFFKLRDFIKKNNVQKLVVFNYELTIMSIFVRYTLFRKFKIITRNINTISENINSDQISFLVRFTIKKFYAKADHVINQCNGMQNDLLKVIPALKNKSSVIYNPVNSSIEKFSENINFNNIEKGNYILCVGRLEEQKAFHYAIEVFSRIYNKYPGLRLKIVGQGSLEQDLKQLAVKIGVSKFVDFEGFKKDIKPYYLGANLTLMTSLYEGFPNVLVESITLGTPVVSFDCQNGPSEIIIPEVNGYLIKQFNIGELSLMVDKILKKNLIFNYLDVKKSSVNYSNEFILKQWLSLLYN